From a single Microbacterium murale genomic region:
- the cobA gene encoding uroporphyrinogen-III C-methyltransferase has product MTTMLGLALTGRRVLLVGGGAVAARRLERFLADGALVRIVAPELAPQTHALIVAHGDAAGQESDSVHDVEWVRRRFAPEDIDDVWLVHCATGDLGVDREIAALCDQQRVFCINASDGAHGSARMTAQTTSGDVVVGVSSEVGVDPRRAAGVRDAIAAMLESGRLPLRRRRAAHAGRVDLIGGGPGPVDLMTVRARRLLAEADVVIADRLGPTNGVIAELDSDVLVIDVGKRPHDHPVPQDEINALLVEHASAGKRVVRLKGGDPFVYGRGGEEVIACQLAGIPVEVTPGVSSAISVPQAAGIPVTHRGTASALHIVNGQGDVSATTLQSLADPLVTTAMLMGVAALPKVVRAALGHGISDDLPVAIVENGHTPRQRTTRSTLGEVVAHAAAVGVQNPAVIVFGEVARAGLLMPESVRPRESHR; this is encoded by the coding sequence ATGACCACGATGCTCGGACTCGCTCTGACGGGTCGTCGCGTACTGCTCGTCGGTGGCGGCGCTGTCGCGGCCCGCCGTCTTGAGCGGTTCCTGGCCGATGGTGCGCTGGTGCGGATCGTCGCGCCGGAGCTCGCGCCGCAGACGCACGCGCTGATCGTCGCCCACGGCGACGCGGCCGGCCAAGAGTCCGATTCGGTGCACGATGTCGAGTGGGTCCGGCGTCGTTTCGCCCCCGAAGACATCGACGACGTGTGGCTCGTGCACTGCGCCACCGGCGATCTCGGGGTCGATCGTGAGATCGCCGCGCTCTGCGATCAGCAACGGGTGTTCTGCATCAACGCCTCCGACGGCGCCCACGGCAGCGCCCGGATGACGGCTCAGACGACATCCGGTGATGTCGTCGTCGGCGTGTCCAGCGAAGTGGGAGTCGACCCGCGTCGTGCAGCCGGCGTCCGCGACGCCATCGCCGCGATGCTGGAGTCCGGTCGGCTTCCGCTCCGACGACGCCGCGCAGCTCATGCCGGGCGCGTCGACCTCATCGGCGGGGGCCCTGGTCCTGTCGATCTCATGACAGTGCGTGCACGACGTCTGCTCGCCGAAGCCGACGTCGTCATCGCCGATCGTCTGGGACCGACGAACGGAGTGATCGCAGAACTGGACTCCGACGTGCTCGTGATCGACGTGGGCAAGCGTCCGCATGATCACCCGGTGCCGCAGGACGAGATCAACGCACTGCTGGTCGAGCACGCGTCGGCAGGCAAGCGCGTCGTCCGGCTCAAGGGCGGAGACCCGTTCGTGTACGGCCGCGGCGGTGAGGAAGTCATCGCCTGTCAGCTGGCCGGCATCCCTGTCGAGGTGACTCCCGGCGTCTCCAGCGCGATCTCGGTTCCTCAGGCTGCAGGCATCCCTGTCACGCATCGGGGCACGGCATCCGCTCTTCATATCGTGAACGGACAGGGCGATGTCTCCGCCACGACCCTTCAGTCGCTCGCCGACCCCCTGGTGACGACGGCGATGCTGATGGGTGTCGCGGCTCTGCCGAAGGTGGTGCGCGCAGCGCTGGGGCACGGGATCAGCGATGATCTACCGGTCGCGATCGTCGAGAACGGTCATACCCCGCGACAGCGCACGACCCGCAGTACGCTGGGTGAGGTCGTCGCGCATGCGGCCGCCGTCGGCGTGCAGAACCCCGCAGTGATCGTGTTCGGCGAAGTCGCCCGGGCTGGTCTGCTCATGCCGGAGTCCGTTCGACCACGGGAGTCCCATAGGTGA
- a CDS encoding type IV toxin-antitoxin system AbiEi family antitoxin — protein MDPSLFYRPGALLSQQELIAARLDGLLVEVGEGYMPVDLPEDAGARAAALIPILSPGFAASGPTAAWVHGIGDAPPLRHHIQRAVDHRPRVHPRQNLIMHEGRVPPSDLLLVGAVPVTTPLRTLTDLVLTSGRYDECAAWMRSMATACPSLVPRVQSLLVARSRLPGKRAALAALAELIAGREQEEGAQDEVTRYTS, from the coding sequence GTGGATCCCTCACTGTTCTACCGCCCCGGGGCGTTGCTGTCTCAACAGGAGCTGATCGCGGCGCGTCTGGACGGGCTTCTCGTCGAGGTCGGTGAAGGCTACATGCCCGTCGATCTGCCGGAGGATGCCGGTGCCAGAGCAGCGGCTCTCATACCGATCCTGTCCCCCGGCTTCGCCGCGAGCGGCCCCACTGCCGCCTGGGTCCACGGAATCGGCGATGCACCACCACTGCGCCACCACATCCAGCGCGCTGTCGATCACCGCCCTCGTGTCCACCCTCGGCAGAACCTGATCATGCATGAGGGGCGGGTCCCGCCCAGCGATCTGCTGCTCGTCGGAGCAGTGCCGGTGACGACGCCGTTGCGCACCCTCACCGACCTCGTCCTCACTTCTGGTCGGTATGACGAGTGCGCGGCGTGGATGCGGTCGATGGCGACGGCATGCCCGTCGCTGGTGCCGCGGGTGCAGAGCCTGCTCGTCGCGCGGTCACGGTTGCCAGGAAAACGCGCCGCGCTGGCGGCCCTCGCCGAGCTCATAGCCGGGCGCGAACAGGAGGAAGGCGCTCAGGATGAGGTCACTCGGTACACGTCGTAG
- a CDS encoding uroporphyrinogen-III synthase yields the protein MSSRSILEAALAGCSIVVAADRRAGDLASALERRGAQVCRAPALSIVPNADDEELIRRTRELVERPPDIVVVTTGVGFRGWMDAAHEHDLAEALTVALSGSQFVARGPKAHGAIQQAGFVADWVAESETAAEVGEYLLSSSLAGKRVAVQHHGAGSDGLDALLSGAGADVVSLTVYRWGPPADPQLVERSVAHAASGEVDAVLFTSAPGAAEWLRSATRLDALDDIRDRAASGRLLLAAVGPITAAPLREHGLHATIADRGRLGSLARCVIGYFGTGGAAPSLTTAAGIVSMRSGGVVIDGEFIALSRAGASLLGALFDGGGRVLSREEIAVALPRTGQNAHAVEMAVARVREALGTIDIVRTVVKRGYRLAVEDAA from the coding sequence GTGAGTTCCCGGAGCATTCTGGAAGCCGCCCTCGCCGGCTGCTCGATCGTCGTCGCCGCCGATCGCCGCGCCGGCGATCTGGCGAGCGCGCTCGAGCGACGAGGGGCTCAGGTCTGCCGTGCACCGGCGCTGAGCATCGTTCCCAACGCCGATGACGAAGAACTCATCCGTCGCACCCGCGAGCTCGTCGAGCGCCCGCCGGACATCGTGGTCGTGACGACGGGTGTCGGCTTCCGCGGATGGATGGACGCCGCTCACGAGCACGATCTCGCCGAGGCGTTGACGGTTGCGCTGAGCGGTTCGCAGTTCGTCGCCAGGGGTCCCAAAGCACATGGTGCCATCCAGCAGGCCGGATTCGTCGCGGACTGGGTCGCGGAGTCCGAGACTGCGGCCGAGGTGGGGGAGTATCTCCTGTCGTCGTCGTTGGCGGGCAAGCGCGTGGCCGTGCAGCACCATGGTGCCGGCTCGGACGGACTTGATGCCCTGCTGTCGGGCGCGGGCGCGGATGTCGTGAGCCTCACGGTGTATCGCTGGGGGCCGCCGGCCGACCCGCAGCTCGTGGAGCGATCGGTTGCCCATGCGGCGAGCGGCGAGGTCGATGCCGTCCTCTTCACGTCAGCGCCGGGAGCTGCGGAGTGGCTCCGGTCGGCGACGCGGCTCGATGCCCTGGACGACATCCGCGACCGCGCCGCATCCGGCCGGTTGCTGCTTGCGGCTGTCGGACCCATCACCGCTGCGCCGCTGCGGGAGCACGGGCTCCATGCGACGATCGCCGATCGAGGTCGGCTCGGCTCGCTCGCGAGGTGCGTGATCGGCTACTTCGGCACGGGGGGAGCCGCGCCCTCGTTGACCACTGCTGCAGGAATCGTGTCGATGCGCAGCGGCGGTGTCGTCATCGACGGCGAGTTCATCGCGCTCTCACGTGCGGGCGCGAGTCTGCTGGGCGCACTGTTCGACGGAGGCGGCCGTGTGCTGTCCAGAGAGGAGATCGCCGTGGCACTGCCTCGCACCGGTCAGAATGCGCACGCCGTCGAGATGGCCGTCGCACGCGTGCGCGAGGCTCTCGGCACGATCGATATCGTCAGGACCGTGGTGAAGAGGGGATACCGACTCGCGGTGGAGGACGCAGCGTGA
- the rpsD gene encoding 30S ribosomal protein S4, translating to MVTKSQDRRKVRLSRALGVALTPKAARYLEKRPYAPGEHGRTKRKTDSDYAVRLREKQRLREQYGIREKQMRNTFNEARRRDGLTGENLVELLEMRLDALVVRAGFARTTAQARQLVVHRHILVDGGLVDRPSFRVKPGQLIHVKPKSEGTEPFQVAAAGGHAEVLPPVPGYLEVELDKLQARLVRRPKRAEVPVTCEVQLVVEYYAAR from the coding sequence GTGGTCACGAAGTCCCAGGACCGCCGCAAGGTCCGCCTGTCCCGCGCCCTCGGCGTGGCACTCACCCCGAAGGCCGCCCGCTACCTCGAGAAGCGTCCCTACGCTCCCGGCGAGCACGGCCGCACCAAGCGCAAGACCGACAGCGACTACGCCGTCCGTCTGCGCGAGAAGCAGCGTCTGCGCGAGCAGTACGGCATCCGCGAGAAGCAGATGCGCAACACGTTCAACGAGGCCCGCCGCCGCGACGGCCTGACCGGTGAGAACCTGGTCGAGCTGCTCGAGATGCGTCTCGACGCACTCGTCGTGCGTGCAGGCTTCGCCCGCACCACCGCGCAGGCTCGCCAGCTCGTCGTGCACCGCCACATCCTCGTCGATGGTGGTCTCGTCGATCGCCCGTCGTTCCGCGTGAAGCCGGGTCAGCTCATCCACGTCAAGCCCAAGAGCGAGGGCACCGAGCCCTTCCAGGTGGCAGCAGCCGGCGGTCACGCCGAAGTGCTTCCCCCGGTTCCGGGCTACCTCGAGGTCGAGCTCGACAAGCTCCAGGCACGCCTGGTCCGTCGTCCGAAGCGCGCCGAGGTCCCCGTGACCTGTGAAGTGCAGCTCGTCGTCGAGTACTACGCGGCTCGCTGA
- the nirD gene encoding nitrite reductase small subunit NirD encodes MTLLTDRARAGSAVRVCSIQDLEVERGRAALLGTDQVALFLLRDGSVHAVSNLDPYSRANVISRGIVGTRGDAPTIASPMHKQVFDLRTGECLETQGKPALHLEVWQVRTVGDDLYLLRDAAPPSDGTASDGTPTEGART; translated from the coding sequence ATGACGCTTCTGACAGATCGCGCGCGCGCAGGCAGCGCAGTGCGCGTGTGCAGCATCCAGGATCTCGAGGTGGAGCGCGGCCGTGCGGCGCTTCTCGGCACCGACCAGGTCGCGCTCTTCCTGCTGCGTGACGGCAGCGTGCACGCGGTGTCGAACCTCGACCCGTACAGTCGGGCGAATGTGATCTCGCGCGGCATCGTCGGCACCAGGGGCGACGCCCCGACGATCGCATCGCCGATGCACAAGCAGGTGTTCGATCTGCGTACGGGCGAGTGCCTCGAGACCCAGGGGAAGCCGGCTCTGCATCTCGAGGTGTGGCAGGTGCGGACCGTCGGCGATGATCTCTACCTGCTGAGGGATGCCGCGCCACCCTCTGATGGCACGGCCTCTGATGGCACTCCGACGGAAGGTGCTCGGACATGA
- a CDS encoding sirohydrochlorin chelatase, whose translation MTTLIACSHGTNDRAGQEAVRRLIDDVRELLPEVRVVAAVVDVEQPQIDEVIAQEAPGDDVVVVPLLLSVGYHTAVDISRAVESHANARQAEPLGTHPLIADVLVDRLSDAMPDGWMPGDHVVLAAAGSSNPAALVDVEAVATRLRSMVPAPVTVGYASASVPRIRDAVAHARSNGAVRVIAASHVLAPGFFAGLVGGAGADIVSLPLAPDTRIARVVVDRYHAAR comes from the coding sequence GTGACCACACTCATCGCCTGTTCGCACGGAACGAACGATCGTGCTGGACAGGAAGCCGTTCGCAGACTGATCGATGATGTCCGTGAGCTGCTGCCGGAGGTCAGGGTCGTCGCCGCCGTCGTGGACGTCGAGCAGCCGCAGATCGATGAGGTCATCGCTCAAGAGGCACCAGGGGACGACGTGGTCGTCGTACCGTTGCTGCTCTCGGTCGGCTACCACACCGCTGTCGACATCTCGCGGGCCGTGGAGTCGCACGCGAATGCGCGCCAGGCGGAGCCGCTGGGCACGCACCCTCTCATCGCGGACGTCCTCGTCGATCGTCTTTCCGACGCGATGCCCGATGGCTGGATGCCAGGAGACCATGTCGTGCTCGCGGCTGCGGGCTCGAGCAACCCCGCAGCGCTGGTCGATGTGGAGGCCGTCGCCACCAGGCTGCGCTCGATGGTTCCTGCTCCGGTGACCGTCGGCTATGCATCGGCATCAGTTCCCCGTATCAGGGACGCTGTCGCTCATGCCCGAAGCAACGGCGCAGTGCGCGTCATCGCGGCGAGTCATGTGCTGGCACCAGGCTTCTTCGCCGGTCTCGTCGGCGGGGCAGGGGCCGACATCGTCAGTCTGCCGCTCGCTCCGGACACGCGCATCGCCCGCGTGGTCGTCGATCGGTACCACGCCGCCCGCTGA
- the nirB gene encoding nitrite reductase large subunit NirB: MRVVVVGAGMVAHRFVESVLSQSEGAMLITVIGDEDRHPYDRVGLTGYFSGSTPGELTLDPEVFEDERVTLLPGDRVVRIDRRAQTVVTRSRHEIGYDALVLATGSYAARVAVDGADLPGCFVYRTLDDVQELRRFVQHRSGELGRPLRGAVIGGGLLGLEAAGALQGLDVDCTVVQSSDRLMSAQLDLAGGGMLRRLIEARGIAVRTESRTTRLDPDESGAVTALEFQDGSFHRADVVIFTVGVRPRDELARNAQLEVHPRGGVLIDDRCRTSDPAILAIGEVANFDGRSVGLVAPGYAMAEVAATRLLGGDATFPGYDESAKLKLSGVDVASFGDAFAQTPNALDVVYADPVAGVYKKLVLSDDAQTLLGGILVGDAAAYGSLRPLVGARLGADPVAYLMPEGGVEAPGGALPDEAVVCSCSNVTAGRIRQAVHEEGCMDAGAVKACTKAGATCGSCVLMVKKVVGQELTKLGQTVSNALCEHFDMSRRQLFDAVRVSELSTFSAVIERFGRGRGCDICKPALASILSVLVGAHVLDGENATLQDTNDHVMANMQKDGTYSVVPRMPGGEVTPAGLVVIGQVAEDFGLYTKLTGGQRIDMFGARLEQLPLIWQRLVDAGFESGQAYGKSLRTVKSCVGSTWCRYGVLDSVGMAVRLELRYRGLRAPHKLKIGVSGCARECAEARGKDVGVIATETGWNMYVGGNGGFTPRHAELLASDLSDDELIQAIDRFFMYYIRTADRLQRTAPWCEELEGGLLGLKEVIFDDSLGICADLDSAMARHVDNYEDEWAATLRDPQKLKRFESFVNAAETPDPSLAYVATRGQLRPATAEEREAGGVMIAGTTLEVRR, from the coding sequence ATGCGAGTCGTCGTCGTGGGGGCCGGCATGGTCGCGCACCGCTTCGTCGAGAGCGTGCTGAGCCAGTCTGAAGGGGCGATGCTCATCACCGTGATCGGAGACGAGGACCGGCATCCGTACGACCGCGTCGGACTCACCGGGTACTTCTCCGGATCGACGCCGGGGGAGCTGACCCTCGACCCTGAGGTCTTCGAAGACGAGCGCGTCACGCTGCTCCCCGGCGATCGGGTCGTGCGCATCGATCGGCGCGCACAGACGGTGGTCACGCGATCGAGACACGAGATCGGTTACGACGCGCTGGTTCTCGCCACTGGTTCGTACGCCGCGCGTGTCGCGGTGGACGGTGCGGATCTACCCGGATGCTTCGTCTACCGGACTCTCGACGACGTTCAGGAGCTGCGCCGATTCGTGCAGCACCGCAGCGGTGAGCTCGGCAGACCGCTGCGCGGTGCCGTCATCGGCGGAGGGCTGCTCGGGCTCGAGGCCGCCGGCGCGCTGCAGGGGCTGGACGTCGACTGCACGGTGGTGCAGTCATCCGACCGTCTGATGTCCGCACAGCTGGATCTTGCCGGAGGCGGGATGCTGCGGCGGTTGATCGAGGCGAGGGGGATCGCGGTTCGCACTGAGTCGCGCACGACCCGTCTCGACCCCGACGAGTCCGGTGCCGTCACCGCGCTGGAGTTCCAGGACGGGAGCTTCCATCGCGCCGACGTGGTCATCTTCACGGTCGGAGTGCGCCCACGCGACGAACTCGCCCGGAACGCGCAGCTCGAAGTGCACCCCCGCGGCGGCGTCCTGATCGATGACCGCTGCCGCACGAGCGACCCGGCGATCCTCGCGATCGGCGAGGTCGCGAACTTCGACGGCCGCAGCGTCGGACTGGTGGCCCCGGGCTACGCGATGGCGGAGGTCGCTGCGACTCGACTGCTCGGCGGAGACGCGACCTTCCCCGGCTACGACGAATCCGCCAAGCTCAAGCTCTCCGGAGTCGACGTCGCGAGCTTCGGGGATGCATTCGCGCAGACGCCGAACGCTCTTGATGTCGTATACGCCGACCCCGTCGCCGGCGTGTACAAGAAGCTCGTGCTCTCGGACGATGCCCAGACCCTGCTGGGTGGCATCCTCGTCGGTGACGCGGCCGCATACGGATCACTGCGCCCGCTGGTCGGTGCCCGTCTCGGTGCGGATCCTGTCGCCTACCTCATGCCGGAGGGCGGCGTGGAGGCACCGGGGGGTGCGCTGCCGGATGAGGCTGTGGTGTGCTCCTGCTCGAACGTCACGGCCGGACGGATCCGTCAGGCCGTGCACGAAGAGGGCTGCATGGATGCCGGTGCCGTCAAGGCCTGCACGAAGGCAGGGGCGACCTGCGGATCGTGTGTTCTCATGGTCAAGAAGGTCGTGGGGCAGGAGCTCACGAAGCTCGGCCAGACCGTGTCGAACGCGCTCTGCGAGCACTTCGACATGTCACGCAGGCAGCTCTTCGATGCGGTGCGAGTGTCGGAGCTCAGCACCTTCAGCGCAGTGATCGAGAGGTTCGGGCGCGGCCGGGGTTGCGACATCTGCAAGCCGGCTCTCGCCAGCATCCTCTCGGTCCTGGTGGGCGCGCACGTGCTCGACGGTGAGAACGCGACCCTGCAGGACACCAACGATCACGTGATGGCCAACATGCAGAAGGACGGCACCTATTCGGTCGTTCCGCGGATGCCGGGCGGCGAGGTGACACCCGCGGGTCTCGTCGTGATCGGGCAGGTCGCCGAGGACTTCGGCCTTTATACGAAGCTCACCGGCGGACAGCGCATCGATATGTTCGGCGCGCGCCTGGAGCAGCTGCCGCTGATCTGGCAGCGCCTGGTGGATGCCGGTTTCGAATCAGGACAGGCCTATGGCAAGTCGCTTCGGACGGTGAAGTCGTGCGTGGGCTCGACCTGGTGCCGGTACGGGGTGCTGGACTCGGTGGGCATGGCGGTGCGACTGGAGCTGCGCTACCGAGGGCTCAGGGCTCCGCACAAGCTCAAGATCGGTGTCTCAGGGTGTGCGCGCGAATGCGCGGAGGCACGCGGGAAGGACGTCGGCGTCATCGCCACCGAGACCGGCTGGAACATGTACGTCGGGGGCAACGGCGGCTTCACACCGCGCCACGCCGAACTGCTCGCCTCGGATCTGTCCGACGATGAGCTCATCCAGGCCATCGACCGGTTCTTCATGTACTACATCCGCACTGCCGACCGGCTGCAGCGCACCGCTCCCTGGTGCGAAGAGCTCGAAGGCGGGCTCTTAGGTCTCAAGGAGGTCATCTTCGACGACTCCCTCGGCATCTGCGCCGACCTCGACTCGGCAATGGCCAGGCATGTCGACAACTACGAGGACGAATGGGCGGCGACCCTGCGCGACCCGCAGAAGCTGAAGCGCTTCGAGTCGTTCGTGAACGCGGCGGAGACACCTGACCCCTCACTCGCGTATGTCGCGACCCGTGGCCAGCTCCGGCCTGCCACGGCAGAAGAGCGCGAGGCGGGTGGCGTGATGATCGCCGGAACCACATTGGAGGTGCGTCGATGA
- a CDS encoding DUF349 domain-containing protein: MSATEPSKPTPPVPAPPVPAPPRIPMPPRTPAPAAAAAPVSPVAAADSADWGRVTEDGTVEVREGEEWRVVGQYPDGTSDEALAYYVRKFDDLAFKVHTLEQRHQAGGASAGDLTAQAKHLVDEVTNAAAVGDLASLRARLDALTTTLAEASAAEAQQAKALVDAAIAERTVLVESIEEVAARDLSKVQWKQVTEEVTTLFDAWQAQQQSGPRLPKGISQQLWKRFRDARSIVDKSRRAFYSDLDETHKAARDRKAQLIERAEALAPKGVDGIPAYRALLDDWKASGRAGRKADDALWARFKAAGDALYAARAEQSAAEEAESAPKIEAREALLEEAKAVADEPNIKQARALLTRIQRQWDDVGRIFPRDRERALDDKLRTIEQSLKSREEVDWKRNNPETKARANDMSQQLLDAIEKLEGEKAAAEKAGDKKAAKEAADALEARRAWLNALDG, from the coding sequence GTGTCTGCCACCGAGCCTTCGAAGCCGACTCCCCCTGTCCCCGCACCGCCTGTTCCGGCACCTCCGCGCATCCCGATGCCGCCGCGCACTCCGGCCCCTGCGGCCGCTGCCGCACCGGTGTCGCCTGTCGCCGCGGCCGATTCCGCTGATTGGGGCCGCGTCACCGAAGACGGCACCGTCGAGGTGCGGGAGGGCGAAGAATGGCGTGTCGTCGGCCAGTACCCTGACGGCACATCCGATGAGGCTCTCGCGTACTACGTGCGCAAGTTCGACGACCTCGCGTTCAAGGTGCACACGCTCGAGCAGCGTCATCAGGCCGGCGGCGCTTCTGCCGGCGATCTGACCGCGCAGGCGAAGCATCTCGTCGACGAGGTCACGAACGCCGCGGCCGTCGGCGATCTCGCATCGCTGCGTGCACGACTCGACGCGCTCACCACCACTCTCGCAGAGGCCAGCGCAGCCGAAGCGCAGCAGGCCAAGGCACTGGTGGACGCTGCGATCGCAGAGCGGACGGTTCTCGTCGAGAGCATCGAGGAGGTCGCCGCAAGGGACCTCTCCAAGGTGCAGTGGAAGCAGGTCACCGAGGAGGTCACGACCCTCTTCGATGCATGGCAGGCACAGCAGCAGAGCGGTCCGCGCCTGCCCAAGGGCATCTCGCAGCAGCTCTGGAAGCGATTCCGCGATGCCCGCTCCATCGTCGACAAGAGCCGTCGCGCTTTCTACTCCGATCTCGACGAGACCCACAAGGCCGCACGCGACCGCAAGGCGCAGCTGATCGAGCGGGCTGAGGCGCTCGCGCCCAAGGGCGTCGACGGCATCCCCGCGTATCGCGCACTGCTCGATGACTGGAAGGCATCAGGTCGTGCAGGGCGCAAGGCGGACGATGCACTCTGGGCGCGGTTCAAGGCCGCGGGCGATGCGCTGTACGCGGCGCGCGCCGAGCAGTCCGCCGCGGAAGAGGCGGAGTCGGCCCCCAAGATCGAGGCCCGTGAGGCGCTGCTCGAAGAGGCCAAGGCCGTCGCCGACGAGCCCAACATCAAGCAGGCACGCGCGCTTCTCACCCGCATCCAGCGCCAGTGGGACGACGTGGGCCGCATCTTCCCGCGTGACCGCGAGCGTGCGCTTGACGACAAGCTGCGCACGATCGAGCAGTCGCTCAAGTCGCGTGAAGAGGTCGACTGGAAGCGCAACAACCCTGAAACCAAGGCACGCGCGAACGACATGAGCCAGCAGCTGCTCGATGCGATCGAGAAGCTCGAGGGTGAGAAGGCCGCGGCCGAGAAGGCCGGCGACAAGAAGGCGGCGAAGGAAGCAGCCGATGCTCTGGAGGCTCGTCGCGCCTGGCTGAACGCCCTGGACGGCTGA
- a CDS encoding formate/nitrite transporter family protein gives MSYVKPAELVTRMVDAGAYKMQLSARDTLIRAFMGAALLTMAAAFAVTVSTNTGQPLLGAVLFPVGFVILYLFGFDLLTGVFTLTPLAVLDKRPGATVGAMFRNWGLVFVGNFGGAFMVAILMAIYFTYGFSAEPSAVGQAISEIGHGRTVGYADHGAAGMLTLFIRGVLCNWMVSTGVVLSMVSDNVVAKIVAMWLPIMLFFYMGFEHSIVNMFLFPSGLLLGADFTIMDYLIWNEIPTVFGNLVGGLLFVGLPLFITYGRTATRRSRESKPVARRAVGTTPSATAHPAARPIVQPVFAAGSSSERAAAGSSSEREPVGIV, from the coding sequence GTGTCCTACGTCAAGCCCGCCGAGCTCGTCACCAGAATGGTCGACGCAGGCGCCTACAAGATGCAGCTGTCCGCACGCGACACACTCATCCGCGCATTCATGGGTGCAGCGCTGCTCACGATGGCGGCCGCCTTCGCCGTCACCGTCTCCACGAACACGGGGCAGCCTCTGCTCGGGGCCGTGCTGTTCCCCGTCGGCTTCGTCATCCTCTACCTGTTCGGCTTCGACCTGCTGACCGGTGTGTTCACTCTCACGCCATTGGCAGTTCTCGACAAGCGCCCAGGAGCGACGGTCGGCGCGATGTTCCGCAATTGGGGCCTGGTGTTCGTCGGCAACTTCGGCGGCGCGTTCATGGTCGCGATCCTGATGGCGATCTACTTCACATACGGCTTCTCCGCAGAACCGAGCGCCGTGGGGCAGGCGATCAGTGAGATCGGTCACGGACGCACGGTCGGCTACGCCGATCATGGTGCCGCCGGCATGCTGACGCTGTTCATCCGCGGGGTCCTCTGCAACTGGATGGTCTCCACCGGTGTGGTGCTCTCGATGGTCTCCGACAACGTCGTCGCGAAGATCGTCGCCATGTGGCTGCCCATCATGCTGTTCTTCTACATGGGCTTCGAACACTCGATCGTGAACATGTTCCTGTTCCCCTCCGGTCTGCTCCTCGGCGCAGACTTCACGATCATGGATTACCTGATCTGGAACGAGATCCCGACCGTGTTCGGAAACCTCGTCGGCGGTCTGCTCTTCGTCGGACTCCCGCTGTTCATCACCTACGGGCGCACCGCGACCCGTCGCAGTCGAGAGTCCAAGCCTGTCGCGAGACGAGCGGTTGGGACGACACCCTCTGCCACAGCGCACCCGGCTGCGAGGCCGATCGTGCAGCCGGTGTTCGCCGCCGGTTCCTCGTCCGAGCGGGCCGCCGCCGGCTCCTCATCAGAGCGGGAACCGGTCGGCATCGTCTGA